A window of the Bacillus sp. A301a_S52 genome harbors these coding sequences:
- a CDS encoding tetratricopeptide repeat protein, translating to MGKQANGHDDNVILFPGLVPRLVDKGMTSLKEKKYYDALTYFKQSTELEPEHPQARYGLVITNIELNRLAEARMHCESMLHEGIGDYYDVLQVYVSLLVQLGDYQEVVKLLEVVIAEDKLPAKMAESFYHLLEFSRQMTEGYESVEMEAESGGDDSFELVPTTEELIQILEKGSLDQQWGAIQQLSQHDSIKVEKAYRSFLKGRDNNPVLKSYLLQTLKEMNSQETFDVHKFGKDFKVTIEDLEDVFHEKFGTAVLLKLETTLAQKNPSLFEMVQQVWWHYLFALFPKSPEPLDINIWACALHYMGRKLLEDDANMGEIVKLYQVKEEDVEKAVDHLKEIETLLFSMNHNES from the coding sequence ATGGGGAAGCAGGCAAACGGTCACGACGATAATGTTATTCTTTTTCCTGGACTGGTGCCGAGACTTGTAGATAAAGGAATGACCTCGCTAAAGGAAAAAAAATATTACGATGCTTTAACCTATTTTAAGCAATCGACAGAACTAGAGCCAGAGCACCCCCAAGCCCGTTATGGGCTTGTCATTACAAATATTGAATTAAACAGGCTGGCAGAGGCTAGAATGCATTGTGAATCAATGTTACACGAAGGAATTGGCGACTATTACGATGTTCTTCAAGTATATGTGTCTTTGTTAGTCCAACTAGGGGATTATCAAGAAGTGGTAAAATTACTCGAGGTTGTGATTGCGGAAGATAAATTACCTGCTAAAATGGCAGAATCATTTTATCATTTACTAGAATTCTCTCGTCAGATGACCGAAGGCTATGAGAGTGTGGAAATGGAAGCAGAAAGTGGGGGTGATGACTCATTTGAGCTTGTTCCTACAACGGAAGAACTGATTCAAATACTTGAGAAGGGGAGTCTTGACCAGCAATGGGGGGCAATACAGCAACTGAGTCAACACGATTCTATAAAAGTAGAAAAAGCATATAGATCTTTCCTTAAAGGAAGAGATAATAACCCAGTGCTAAAAAGCTATTTACTTCAAACATTAAAAGAAATGAACAGTCAGGAAACATTTGACGTACATAAATTTGGTAAAGACTTTAAAGTGACTATTGAAGACTTAGAGGATGTGTTTCATGAAAAATTTGGAACGGCTGTCCTATTAAAGTTAGAAACCACACTAGCTCAAAAAAATCCGTCACTGTTTGAAATGGTTCAACAAGTATGGTGGCATTATTTATTTGCTCTTTTTCCAAAGTCACCAGAGCCACTTGATATTAATATATGGGCCTGTGCATTGCACTATATGGGGAGAAAGCTTTTAGAAGATGACGCTAATATGGGCGAGATTGTGAAATTGTATCAGGTTAAAGAAGAGGATGTGGAAAAAGCAGTTGATCACTTGAAAGAAATTGAGACGTTACTTTTCTCAATGAATCATAATGAGAGTTAG
- the tkt gene encoding transketolase yields MSTKTPIDSLAIKTIRTLSIDSIEKAQSGHPGMPMGAAPMAYKLFSTHMAHNPANPNWFNRDRFILSAGHGSALLYSLLHLHGYDVTIEDLKSFRQWESRTPGHPEFGHTAGVEATTGPLGQGLAMAVGMAMAEAHLAATYNRDHFQIVDHFTYSICGDGDLMEGISAEAASLAGHLKLGKLIVLYDSNDISLDGDLHHSFSENVLNRFKAYGWQVLRVEDGNDLAEISSSLEAAKKNDQPTLIEVKTVIGFGSPNKGGKSASHGAPLGESEVKLTKSAYEWPLEEDFYIPEEVKQHYAELARKGAKQEEVWVQMFNDYKRIYPDIAKELEMAIRGELPSNWDEEMPVYTAGEKLATRVTSGEVLNTLAKNVPSLIGGSADLASSNKTNLKGEGNFSARNYLGRNIWFGVREFAMAAAVNGMALHGGVTPYASTFFVFSDYLRPALRLSSLMKLPVTYIFTHDSIAVGEDGPTHEPIEQLPALRMVPNLSVIRPADGNEVAAAWKVTLESKQPTALVLTRQGVPTLTGTDKHAYEGVRKGAYIISKAAGKVEGLLLASGSEVALAIGAQEKLAEEGVFVSVVSMPSWDRFEKQSNAYKETVLPKKVTKRLSIEMASTFGWERYIGQCGEALGIDRFGASAPGDHLMKQFGFTVENVVTRFKQLMKR; encoded by the coding sequence ATGTCAACAAAAACACCGATTGATTCATTGGCAATTAAAACTATTAGAACATTATCAATTGACAGCATTGAAAAAGCACAATCAGGACATCCAGGTATGCCTATGGGAGCAGCTCCGATGGCTTACAAACTATTTTCTACCCACATGGCTCATAATCCAGCAAATCCTAATTGGTTTAATCGTGATCGTTTTATATTATCAGCAGGACATGGATCCGCTTTATTATACAGTTTACTTCATTTACATGGCTATGATGTGACTATTGAAGATCTCAAGTCATTTCGCCAATGGGAAAGTCGTACACCTGGTCATCCAGAGTTTGGACATACCGCAGGAGTTGAAGCAACCACAGGGCCACTTGGTCAGGGGTTAGCTATGGCTGTTGGTATGGCGATGGCAGAAGCACATTTAGCAGCCACTTATAATAGGGATCATTTTCAAATTGTGGATCATTTTACGTACAGTATTTGTGGTGATGGAGATTTAATGGAGGGCATTTCTGCTGAAGCAGCTTCCCTTGCAGGCCACTTAAAACTTGGCAAATTAATTGTTCTATATGATTCAAATGATATTTCATTAGATGGCGACCTTCATCATTCTTTTTCTGAAAATGTGTTGAACCGTTTTAAAGCATATGGCTGGCAAGTGCTACGTGTTGAAGATGGAAATGATTTGGCGGAAATCTCCAGTTCACTTGAAGCAGCGAAAAAAAACGATCAACCGACCCTTATTGAAGTCAAGACAGTGATTGGTTTTGGTTCACCTAACAAAGGTGGGAAATCTGCGTCTCATGGTGCACCACTCGGTGAATCTGAGGTGAAATTAACAAAGTCTGCGTATGAGTGGCCACTCGAAGAAGATTTTTATATTCCAGAGGAAGTAAAGCAACATTATGCAGAATTAGCTAGAAAAGGAGCGAAGCAAGAAGAAGTATGGGTGCAAATGTTTAATGACTACAAGAGAATTTATCCTGATATCGCCAAAGAACTTGAAATGGCTATTCGTGGAGAATTGCCATCTAATTGGGATGAAGAGATGCCAGTTTATACCGCAGGTGAAAAACTGGCAACAAGAGTAACTAGTGGAGAAGTATTGAATACTTTAGCGAAAAATGTTCCAAGCTTAATTGGGGGGTCGGCAGATTTAGCTTCATCGAATAAAACAAACTTGAAAGGTGAAGGTAATTTCAGTGCGCGAAATTACTTAGGTAGAAATATCTGGTTTGGTGTAAGAGAGTTTGCTATGGCAGCGGCTGTTAATGGTATGGCTCTCCATGGAGGCGTGACACCTTATGCTTCGACGTTTTTCGTGTTCTCAGATTATTTACGCCCTGCTCTAAGGTTATCATCTTTAATGAAGCTACCTGTTACCTATATTTTCACACATGACAGCATTGCTGTTGGCGAAGATGGACCGACCCATGAACCGATTGAGCAATTACCGGCTTTACGAATGGTGCCAAATTTATCAGTGATCCGGCCAGCGGATGGAAACGAAGTAGCCGCTGCATGGAAGGTGACATTGGAATCAAAGCAACCGACTGCACTTGTACTAACACGCCAAGGTGTACCAACTCTAACAGGAACAGATAAGCATGCTTATGAAGGCGTTCGAAAAGGTGCTTATATAATTTCCAAGGCCGCAGGGAAAGTTGAAGGCTTACTCCTTGCCAGCGGATCCGAAGTAGCGCTGGCTATAGGTGCTCAAGAAAAACTTGCTGAGGAGGGCGTTTTTGTATCTGTCGTAAGTATGCCGAGCTGGGATCGATTTGAAAAGCAATCAAATGCATATAAAGAAACCGTATTACCGAAAAAAGTAACAAAACGCTTGAGTATTGAAATGGCTTCGACTTTTGGGTGGGAACGCTATATTGGCCAATGTGGTGAGGCACTGGGAATTGATAGATTTGGAGCCTCAGCTCCTGGAGATCATTTAATGAAACAATTTGGCTTTACAGTTGAAAATGTCGTAACACGGTTTAAGCAACTAATGAAAAGATAA
- a CDS encoding sn-glycerol-1-phosphate dehydrogenase → MTSFSQLLNKPFTCSCGRKHTISIEHIALNDHLPPLDQLCIDYLKEEKISIVSDATIWSVMGEAVTAKFAKGGFKINHFLFDNTKVKPDEKSLGQLLMNLPVDTNGLVAVGSGTITDLVRYAATITNRPFISVPSAPSMDGYASSVSSLIYNGRKTTYKGKNAIAIAGDVSIIAKAPQDLVQAGFGDIIGKKIAISDWLLSYMLNDEYYCNYAASLVKSSTDLCIRNVSAITHSQLDGIRSLMEALVLSGLAISLVGNSRPASGTEHLLAHYFESAFIKAGKTPVYHGMAVALGTLCATHFYQYVLDTSSFVSLNLSEEKKHVLRDQVPSVREVENWLEEIGLSKNPLDYKIEKPLLEEALLKARYTRDRYTILSFAAEHGLLGKAVSHVVRKMYV, encoded by the coding sequence ATGACGTCATTTTCTCAACTATTAAATAAGCCTTTTACATGCTCGTGCGGAAGAAAACACACTATTTCTATTGAACACATTGCGCTAAACGATCATCTTCCCCCTTTAGATCAACTGTGTATTGACTATTTAAAAGAGGAAAAAATTTCCATTGTAAGTGATGCCACTATATGGTCGGTTATGGGAGAAGCTGTTACAGCTAAATTCGCAAAAGGTGGATTTAAAATCAACCACTTTTTATTTGATAATACAAAAGTGAAACCTGATGAAAAATCACTGGGACAGCTTCTCATGAACCTTCCAGTTGATACAAATGGACTCGTAGCAGTTGGATCAGGTACAATAACTGACCTTGTCCGCTATGCCGCCACCATTACTAATCGTCCTTTTATATCGGTGCCGTCAGCTCCTTCAATGGATGGCTATGCATCAAGTGTTTCATCACTTATTTATAATGGAAGAAAGACGACTTATAAGGGGAAAAATGCCATTGCTATTGCTGGAGATGTGTCGATCATTGCTAAAGCTCCTCAAGATTTGGTTCAAGCAGGTTTTGGCGATATCATAGGCAAAAAAATCGCCATAAGCGATTGGCTACTGTCATATATGCTTAACGATGAATATTACTGTAACTATGCCGCCTCACTCGTGAAGAGTTCCACGGATTTATGCATTCGCAATGTGAGTGCTATCACTCACAGCCAGTTAGATGGCATTCGCTCTTTAATGGAAGCTTTAGTTTTATCTGGACTAGCTATTTCTTTAGTAGGAAACTCACGACCTGCTTCGGGGACCGAACATTTGCTTGCACATTACTTTGAATCCGCTTTTATTAAAGCTGGCAAAACACCTGTATATCACGGGATGGCAGTAGCTTTAGGCACACTTTGTGCTACTCATTTTTATCAGTACGTCCTAGACACTTCATCATTTGTTTCTTTAAATTTAAGTGAGGAAAAAAAGCATGTGCTACGTGACCAAGTGCCATCTGTAAGAGAGGTTGAGAACTGGCTTGAAGAAATAGGGCTATCAAAAAATCCACTCGACTATAAAATTGAAAAACCGCTACTGGAAGAGGCACTTCTAAAAGCTCGATACACGAGAGATAGATATACTATTTTATCATTTGCTGCTGAACATGGTTTATTAGGAAAGGCTGTTTCTCATGTGGTGAGGAAAATGTATGTTTAA
- a CDS encoding ribulose-phosphate 3-epimerase — translation MTDQTLKLAPSILNTDFSLIKKTLEETEAGGAHIVHFDVMDGHFVPDITFGPAFVASLRPLTSLLFDVHLMVENPENHIPQFIEAGADMITCHAEVCPHLYRTIQTIKASGVKAGVVLNPATPLYVLDGILPELDMVLLMSVNPGFGGQQFIPSVLEKIGRLREEIIKSGREIDIEVDGGITHDNVKEITNAGANIIVAGTAIYSHEDIKSTICDFKKRMGIVV, via the coding sequence ATGACTGATCAAACACTCAAATTGGCTCCGTCTATATTAAATACCGATTTTTCGTTGATAAAGAAAACGCTTGAGGAGACTGAGGCAGGTGGGGCTCATATAGTTCATTTCGATGTAATGGATGGGCATTTTGTACCTGATATTACATTTGGTCCTGCCTTTGTAGCTTCATTAAGACCGTTAACCTCGCTACTTTTTGATGTGCATCTCATGGTAGAAAATCCTGAAAATCATATCCCACAGTTTATAGAGGCAGGCGCAGATATGATCACATGTCATGCAGAAGTATGTCCACATTTATACAGAACAATTCAAACAATTAAAGCTTCAGGAGTGAAGGCGGGAGTGGTGTTAAATCCAGCTACGCCTTTATACGTTCTTGATGGCATATTACCAGAGTTAGACATGGTATTACTCATGAGTGTAAACCCAGGGTTTGGGGGACAACAATTTATTCCTTCTGTGTTAGAGAAAATCGGTCGATTGAGAGAGGAAATAATTAAAAGCGGGAGGGAGATTGATATAGAAGTTGATGGAGGAATTACACATGATAATGTGAAAGAAATCACAAATGCTGGTGCGAATATTATTGTGGCTGGGACAGCTATATATAGTCATGAAGATATAAAATCAACGATCTGTGATTTTAAAAAAAGAATGGGAATAGTCGTATAG
- the rpiB gene encoding ribose 5-phosphate isomerase B: MKIYIGSDHGGFRLKGAITQVLDDLQLSFEDMGTHSTRSTDYGPIGKSVAEKVALSEDAKGILICGTGIGMSIIANKVPGIRAAVVHDVFSAEATRAHNDSNILCLGERVIGQGLAEMIVQIWLQTVFKAGKHERRIDFIKRYEA; this comes from the coding sequence ATGAAGATTTATATTGGAAGTGACCACGGTGGATTTCGTTTGAAGGGAGCAATTACACAGGTGTTAGACGATCTCCAACTAAGCTTTGAAGATATGGGAACGCATTCAACTCGATCAACTGACTACGGTCCTATAGGCAAAAGTGTGGCTGAAAAAGTCGCTTTAAGTGAGGATGCAAAAGGGATTCTAATTTGTGGAACGGGTATTGGAATGTCTATCATCGCAAATAAAGTGCCAGGTATCCGGGCAGCAGTCGTTCATGATGTGTTCTCAGCTGAAGCGACAAGAGCACATAATGATTCAAATATTCTTTGCTTAGGTGAAAGAGTCATTGGACAAGGGCTAGCAGAAATGATCGTTCAAATATGGTTACAGACAGTCTTTAAAGCAGGAAAACATGAGCGCAGAATTGATTTTATTAAGAGATATGAAGCGTAA
- a CDS encoding zinc-binding dehydrogenase encodes MKALVKKELGFGKLELIDVEEPQPSEGEVKILVKYAGVCGSDIHTYEGHYKVKAPVTLGHEFSGEVISVGEGVTAFKPGDRVTSETTFYICGECQYCKTKDYNLCQHRRGIGTQQNGAFAKYVLARQESVHKLPKNVDYLSGAFTEPLACCYHAVKKAHIKPGELVVVLGPGPIGLLTAQLAKDAGATVIITGLTQDHVRLEKANELGIDYAIDIQHEDVKKLVDSLTDGYGADVVIECSGAVPASKLGLELLKKKGRYVQEGIYPNDEITIDFSKIIQKELVVRGARSQKSSDWEPSLQLMNNQRVNAKALITHTFNINEWDKAYSVIKSGEAIKVIFQPFD; translated from the coding sequence ATGAAAGCCTTAGTTAAAAAAGAGCTAGGATTTGGAAAATTAGAGTTAATTGACGTTGAAGAACCACAACCGAGTGAAGGAGAAGTGAAAATCCTTGTAAAGTATGCTGGTGTGTGTGGTTCAGACATTCATACGTATGAAGGCCATTATAAGGTAAAAGCACCAGTCACACTAGGTCATGAATTTTCTGGTGAAGTGATTAGCGTTGGAGAAGGTGTGACGGCATTCAAACCGGGAGATCGTGTTACCTCTGAAACAACTTTCTATATTTGTGGAGAATGTCAGTATTGTAAAACAAAAGACTATAATCTATGTCAACATCGTAGAGGTATCGGTACACAACAAAATGGAGCGTTTGCTAAATATGTATTAGCTCGGCAAGAAAGTGTCCACAAGCTCCCAAAAAATGTCGACTATCTGTCAGGAGCATTTACTGAACCTTTAGCTTGTTGTTACCATGCTGTTAAAAAAGCACATATTAAGCCTGGAGAGTTAGTTGTGGTTCTTGGACCAGGGCCAATTGGGTTATTAACTGCTCAGCTCGCTAAAGACGCAGGGGCGACGGTCATCATCACAGGTCTAACACAGGACCACGTCCGTTTGGAAAAAGCAAATGAATTAGGGATTGACTATGCTATTGATATTCAACATGAAGATGTAAAAAAATTAGTAGACTCTCTAACTGACGGTTATGGAGCAGATGTTGTTATAGAATGTAGTGGCGCTGTGCCAGCTAGTAAATTAGGTCTTGAATTATTGAAGAAAAAAGGAAGATATGTACAAGAAGGTATTTACCCGAATGATGAAATAACGATAGATTTCTCAAAAATTATTCAAAAAGAATTAGTTGTAAGAGGCGCCAGAAGTCAGAAGAGCTCTGACTGGGAACCTTCTTTACAACTCATGAACAATCAAAGGGTAAATGCAAAAGCTTTGATAACTCACACGTTTAATATTAATGAATGGGATAAAGCATACTCTGTCATTAAAAGTGGTGAAGCCATCAAAGTTATCTTTCAACCATTTGATTAA
- a CDS encoding PTS galactitol transporter subunit IIC, producing the protein MDQMVEALQAFLALGPTVILPVAIFLIGIAFRQKASRAFRSGLTIGVAFVGILLVVDLLVNNLGPAANGMVERFGIELNVIDVGWPGAAAMSWSSPIAALIIPIGIFVNVIMLVTKTTKTMNVDIWNFWHFTFTGAIVYTISGSMIQGLIAAVLFQIACLKIADWTAPMLRDYFELPGISIATGSTVSYAPLGIPLVKAIGKIPGLKRLNADPDTISNRFGVMGEPIFMGLVLGIALGFLAGFPTGEVIQIGMAMAGVMVLMPRMVKILMEGLTPVSESAREFLKKRFGNEDIYIGLDAAVAIGHPSVISTALILVPITVGMAVILPGNNVLPFGDLATIPFIVAFIVGGAKGNIIHSVIAGSILIGLSLFMATDIAAVHTQMAIDGSFSIPQDTNLISSIDQGGNLINWLIWRFFELFN; encoded by the coding sequence ATGGATCAAATGGTTGAAGCTTTACAAGCCTTTCTCGCTTTAGGACCGACTGTTATTCTACCTGTTGCCATCTTTCTTATTGGTATCGCTTTTCGGCAAAAAGCAAGTAGGGCATTTCGTTCAGGGTTAACGATTGGTGTGGCATTCGTTGGCATTTTACTTGTCGTTGACTTACTAGTTAACAACTTAGGTCCAGCAGCTAACGGTATGGTCGAAAGATTTGGTATCGAATTAAATGTTATTGATGTCGGTTGGCCAGGGGCTGCTGCTATGTCGTGGTCATCACCAATAGCAGCACTTATTATCCCTATAGGTATTTTCGTAAATGTTATCATGCTTGTCACTAAAACGACGAAAACAATGAACGTTGATATCTGGAACTTTTGGCATTTTACATTTACCGGTGCGATCGTTTATACCATCTCTGGCAGCATGATACAAGGCCTCATTGCAGCTGTTTTGTTTCAAATAGCATGTTTAAAAATTGCTGACTGGACTGCACCAATGCTTCGAGATTATTTTGAACTACCAGGCATCTCCATCGCTACAGGAAGTACTGTTTCTTATGCGCCATTAGGTATACCACTTGTAAAGGCTATCGGTAAAATTCCTGGTTTAAAAAGATTGAACGCAGACCCTGACACGATTTCCAACAGATTTGGTGTGATGGGGGAACCAATTTTTATGGGGCTTGTTCTTGGTATTGCTTTAGGCTTTCTCGCAGGTTTTCCCACAGGTGAAGTGATACAAATTGGTATGGCAATGGCAGGGGTGATGGTACTCATGCCGCGGATGGTTAAGATTTTAATGGAAGGGCTTACGCCAGTATCAGAATCCGCCCGTGAATTTTTAAAAAAACGTTTTGGGAACGAAGATATTTATATCGGATTAGATGCGGCGGTCGCCATCGGTCATCCTTCAGTAATTTCTACAGCTTTAATTCTAGTACCGATTACGGTAGGAATGGCTGTTATACTTCCCGGTAACAATGTGTTGCCATTCGGTGACTTAGCAACTATTCCGTTTATTGTCGCATTTATTGTAGGGGGAGCTAAAGGGAATATTATCCATTCGGTGATAGCAGGTAGTATTTTAATCGGTTTATCACTATTTATGGCTACAGACATTGCGGCTGTTCATACACAAATGGCAATTGATGGATCCTTTAGTATCCCTCAAGATACAAATCTTATCTCTAGTATCGATCAGGGAGGTAACTTGATCAACTGGCTTATTTGGAGATTTTTCGAGTTATTTAACTAG
- a CDS encoding PTS sugar transporter subunit IIB — protein MKKHILVACGTGIATSTVVNGELEKICKEHELDVNLIQCKVSEISSYADQADLLITTTIIKKEYPFPVINARAFLTGIGLDEVKQDILQELKK, from the coding sequence ATGAAAAAACATATTTTAGTAGCTTGTGGGACAGGTATTGCCACATCAACCGTTGTGAACGGAGAATTAGAAAAAATCTGTAAGGAACATGAACTCGACGTTAACTTGATTCAATGTAAAGTATCTGAGATTTCCTCATATGCCGATCAAGCAGATTTACTTATCACAACTACAATTATAAAAAAAGAGTACCCATTTCCAGTTATTAACGCTAGAGCGTTCCTAACCGGTATTGGCCTTGATGAAGTTAAACAGGACATTTTACAAGAGCTAAAAAAGTAA
- a CDS encoding PTS sugar transporter subunit IIA, translated as MHFDEELILKEVEAGTNKEILMKMAENLESKGLVKESYKKAVIEREEAFATGLPTISYSVAIPHTDVEHVNKKSISVSVLKEPVAFGIMGEESDTTPVKIVFMLAMDKKHDQLDLLKRLMQLFADPKTLDLIVNEPNKTTIKDHILSLLHLSHEGGEN; from the coding sequence ATGCACTTTGACGAAGAGTTAATTTTAAAAGAGGTTGAAGCCGGAACGAATAAAGAGATATTAATGAAGATGGCTGAAAACCTCGAAAGTAAGGGATTAGTAAAAGAAAGTTATAAGAAAGCAGTGATTGAAAGAGAAGAGGCGTTTGCCACCGGATTACCGACAATTAGTTACTCGGTTGCTATCCCACATACGGATGTTGAACACGTTAATAAAAAATCAATTAGTGTGTCGGTATTGAAGGAGCCTGTTGCTTTCGGCATTATGGGTGAAGAATCTGACACGACCCCTGTCAAAATTGTTTTTATGCTTGCTATGGATAAAAAGCACGATCAACTAGATTTATTGAAACGATTGATGCAATTGTTCGCTGATCCAAAAACATTAGACCTTATCGTGAATGAACCAAATAAAACGACGATAAAGGATCATATTTTAAGTTTGCTTCATTTATCACATGAAGGAGGTGAAAACTAA
- a CDS encoding BglG family transcription antiterminator, with amino-acid sequence MQLDDRSWQLLMEVMGNPSIRNKDLERKYHLNRRQISYSFEKINDWLNMSGMPKVKRNRQGQFLIDPVLITTFQKEQEDTKAYVLSEQERARFLILMLLGRNEELSLFHLTTALDVSKNTALRDLKNAQEIVREMGLNIEYSRQSGYRIVGNEFKKRKLLSDMTKKVLNIYNGQQLIMKIMDIPKEQIKDINRRIENVEKTLDLKFTDEKMATMPYIFLFILRRIKFGKKIRLFMIHFNELSDTKEYKVAEEFLSELDHIPMEERLFITLYLLTSNVSSSKLLTEKTMPELIQAIDEMLSIFEKKACIYLNDRQQLLNKILLHLKPAYYRIKYKLTETNALQDSVSKEFEELHHLVRKSTGPLVNLIGSKIPESETTYLTMLIGGWLTRQGVSINEKIKAVVVCPNGVSVSRLMSSVLSELFPEFIFLDTLSVREFNSYTLNYDIVFSPVIVETEAKLFIVKTFIEKEEKHRLRKQVMREINGYVPSDMNTEEVMEIIAKYATIKNKQELEKSLGHYFSQDNTPSVIQQYEDKKPDLSDLITEKTIRFKKSVVDWEEAICTSAQPLLHEGSIHERYVDAIIQNYEPADPYIVIGPGLAIPHAGWEEGVNQLAMSLLRLEKPVKFSKDVAVQLIIVIAAPDKQQHLRALMQLMKLARNHKDVTKLIKARTPNDVMKVIRKYATEE; translated from the coding sequence ATGCAACTAGATGACCGCAGCTGGCAATTATTAATGGAGGTCATGGGTAATCCGTCGATTAGAAACAAAGATCTTGAGAGAAAATATCATCTTAACAGGAGACAAATCAGTTACAGCTTTGAAAAAATTAATGACTGGCTTAATATGAGCGGAATGCCAAAAGTTAAACGGAATAGGCAAGGTCAATTTTTAATTGATCCTGTACTTATTACAACCTTCCAAAAAGAACAAGAGGATACAAAAGCATATGTTTTATCAGAACAAGAAAGGGCTCGTTTTCTCATTTTAATGCTATTAGGTAGAAATGAAGAACTTTCGTTGTTTCATTTAACGACAGCACTTGATGTTAGCAAAAATACTGCTTTACGAGATTTAAAAAATGCGCAGGAGATTGTAAGAGAAATGGGCTTAAATATTGAATACTCTAGGCAATCTGGTTACAGGATCGTTGGAAATGAATTTAAAAAGCGTAAACTCCTAAGTGATATGACGAAAAAGGTCCTTAACATTTACAATGGTCAACAGCTGATAATGAAAATTATGGATATTCCTAAAGAGCAAATTAAAGATATTAACAGACGAATAGAAAATGTGGAGAAAACGCTGGATTTAAAATTCACAGATGAAAAAATGGCCACAATGCCATACATTTTCTTATTTATTTTAAGGAGAATAAAATTTGGTAAAAAAATTCGTTTATTTATGATTCATTTTAATGAATTATCAGATACAAAAGAATATAAAGTTGCTGAAGAGTTTTTGAGCGAGCTGGACCATATTCCAATGGAAGAGCGACTGTTTATTACACTATATCTTTTAACATCAAATGTTTCTTCTTCAAAACTATTAACAGAAAAAACAATGCCAGAACTTATTCAGGCGATCGATGAGATGTTATCGATTTTTGAGAAGAAAGCATGTATCTATTTAAACGATCGTCAACAATTACTTAATAAAATTTTGCTTCACCTTAAGCCCGCTTATTATCGGATTAAATATAAGCTAACTGAAACCAATGCATTACAAGATTCAGTCAGTAAAGAGTTTGAAGAGCTTCATCACCTTGTAAGAAAGTCGACAGGGCCCTTAGTAAATTTAATTGGCTCTAAAATTCCTGAGAGTGAGACGACTTATTTAACGATGCTTATTGGCGGTTGGCTTACGAGACAAGGTGTTAGTATTAACGAAAAAATAAAAGCTGTGGTCGTTTGCCCTAACGGTGTCTCAGTATCACGTTTAATGTCCAGTGTACTGAGTGAATTATTTCCTGAATTTATCTTTCTTGATACGTTATCAGTAAGAGAGTTCAATAGCTATACATTAAATTACGATATCGTATTTTCTCCAGTGATTGTGGAGACTGAAGCAAAACTTTTCATCGTTAAAACATTTATTGAAAAAGAAGAAAAGCATCGATTAAGGAAGCAAGTGATGAGAGAAATAAACGGGTATGTCCCATCAGATATGAATACGGAAGAGGTAATGGAAATCATTGCAAAATACGCCACTATAAAAAATAAACAGGAACTAGAAAAATCATTGGGTCACTATTTTAGTCAAGACAATACACCAAGTGTTATTCAACAATACGAAGATAAAAAGCCTGATTTATCAGATCTGATTACAGAAAAAACAATCCGCTTTAAAAAATCTGTTGTTGATTGGGAAGAAGCTATATGTACAAGCGCTCAGCCATTATTACATGAAGGAAGCATTCATGAGAGATATGTAGATGCCATTATACAAAACTATGAGCCAGCTGACCCCTATATTGTGATTGGCCCAGGCCTTGCAATTCCACATGCAGGTTGGGAAGAAGGCGTAAACCAATTGGCGATGAGCCTACTAAGGCTAGAAAAACCTGTTAAGTTCTCAAAAGATGTTGCTGTCCAGCTTATTATTGTCATTGCAGCTCCTGATAAACAACAACATTTGAGAGCTTTGATGCAACTGATGAAGCTAGCTAGAAATCATAAAGACGTGACAAAGCTCATTAAAGCTAGAACACCTAATGATGTCATGAAGGTCATTCGAAAATATGCAACAGAAGAGTAA